Genomic DNA from Marinobacter sp. MDS2:
TGGCAGTGGCTCAAGGCGGGGGGCGGAATTTTCAGTGATTCACACCCTTCAGCCAAGAAATTTAACGCCGGTCAAAAGATCGTTTTCTGGACGGTTATGGTGTTAGGCGTTTCGGTGTCACTATCCGGTTTGTCGCTGCTGTTCCCGTTCCAGATGCCGATGTTTTCCGATACATTCGGCGTCATAAACAGCGTCTTTGGAACAGATCTCAATACGGCCCTGACACCGCATGAAGAGATGCAGTATGCCAACATCTGGCACTCGATCGTGGCGTTCGTCATGATGCTGGCCATTATCGCTCACATCTACATCGGTACGGTGGGTATGGAAGGCGCCTATGATGCGATGGGTAATGGCCAGGTGGATGTGGAATGGGCGCGTCAGCACCACGATCTGTGGGTGGCCGAGGTGGAGGCTAAACAAGGCAAAGGAGACGTTCCGTGAAAGTGATGATTGCGGCATTTGCTGCGGCCTTGCTGATCGCTTTCGCTGCTCCGTTATTGCTGGGCCAGTTCGGATGGTCGTCAGCGGAGCAGGAAAGCAGCGCAACGAGTGTGCGCCTTGACTGAGCAAGCTGAAGCCTATCGAATCGATGCGATCGGTTTGCTGTGCCCGCTCCCCATTTTGCGCTTTAAAAAGCGCATTCAGGGGTTGCCCAGCGGCACGTTAGTTGAGTTCCTGGCTGATGATCCAACCAGTCGCCGGGATTTGCAGGCACTGTGCGATATGGCCGGCCACAGGTTGGAGTGGGTTCGGGAAG
This window encodes:
- a CDS encoding sulfurtransferase TusA family protein translates to MTEQAEAYRIDAIGLLCPLPILRFKKRIQGLPSGTLVEFLADDPTSRRDLQALCDMAGHRLEWVREEGDGVLRYGVYLA